Proteins co-encoded in one Sandaracinaceae bacterium genomic window:
- a CDS encoding beta-lactamase family protein — MPRPLAAAPPVTIHGHHDPRWTRVRDAFAAGFASGDEWGASLAVWHAGELVVDLWGGMADVERQRPWQADTLTTVFSCTKALVALAFLMLNDRGQLDYDAPVARYWPGFGTHGKERITVRTLLNHRAGLHGLDGPVTLDDIEQRPEQVTALLERQSPRWTPGQDQGYHAVTYGLYADVLFRRIAGESIGTFLRREVTKPLGADAFLGLPVEYETRVATNYPVTTRERLLRIIPKAAASQGTEGRVYRSVMSGGDAARAFAYPRELGPAGIHNFNTRRVHAMELPWGNGIANGRGLCRVFAALANGGELDGVQLVRAETIEPVMRRQGWSERDRVLNKPIGWSQGFLKEGTAVFSPNTESFGHSGAGGALAWADPVARVSIGYAMNKMDHMIRSPRALALCHAVYECVGPRR, encoded by the coding sequence ATGCCTCGACCACTCGCTGCCGCCCCTCCCGTCACGATCCACGGCCACCACGACCCGCGCTGGACGCGGGTGCGCGATGCATTCGCTGCGGGCTTCGCCTCGGGAGACGAGTGGGGCGCGAGCCTCGCGGTGTGGCACGCCGGCGAGCTGGTGGTGGACCTGTGGGGCGGCATGGCCGACGTGGAGCGGCAGCGCCCGTGGCAGGCCGACACGCTGACCACGGTGTTCTCGTGCACCAAGGCGCTGGTGGCGCTCGCGTTCCTGATGCTGAACGACCGCGGGCAGCTGGACTACGACGCTCCGGTGGCGCGCTATTGGCCGGGCTTCGGGACGCACGGGAAAGAACGCATCACGGTGCGCACCCTGCTCAACCACCGCGCTGGCCTGCACGGGCTCGACGGCCCCGTGACGTTGGACGACATCGAGCAGCGCCCGGAGCAGGTGACCGCGCTGCTGGAGCGCCAGTCGCCGCGTTGGACGCCGGGCCAGGATCAGGGCTACCACGCGGTCACCTACGGGCTCTACGCCGACGTGCTGTTCCGCCGCATCGCGGGCGAGTCCATTGGCACCTTCCTGCGACGCGAGGTCACGAAGCCCCTGGGCGCCGACGCCTTCCTGGGCTTGCCGGTGGAGTACGAGACGCGCGTCGCCACCAACTACCCCGTGACCACGCGCGAGCGGCTGCTGCGCATCATCCCGAAGGCAGCCGCTTCGCAGGGCACCGAGGGGCGCGTCTACCGCAGCGTCATGAGCGGGGGCGATGCCGCCCGCGCCTTCGCCTACCCACGCGAGCTGGGCCCGGCCGGCATCCACAACTTCAACACCCGCCGAGTGCACGCCATGGAGCTGCCGTGGGGCAACGGCATCGCGAACGGACGCGGCCTGTGCCGGGTGTTCGCGGCGCTGGCCAACGGCGGCGAGCTGGACGGCGTGCAGCTGGTGCGCGCAGAGACCATCGAGCCTGTGATGCGTCGGCAGGGCTGGTCCGAGCGCGACCGCGTCCTGAACAAGCCCATCGGCTGGAGCCAGGGGTTCCTGAAGGAGGGCACCGCCGTGTTCTCGCCCAACACCGAGAGCTTCGGTCACAGTGGCGCGGGGGGCGCGCTGGCGTGGGCCGACCCCGTCGCGCGCGTCTCCATCGGCTACGCCATGAACAAGATGGACCACATGATCCGCTCGCCGCGCGCGCTCGCGCTGTGCCACGCGGTGTACGAGTGCGTGGGCCCGCGGCGCTGA
- a CDS encoding beta-lactamase family protein has translation MPLRRFLALPSTWSLLTLVSVLALVPAASCGEGTGPAPELDFSAFDTALEAFLLENELEGANVVIVHRDWGVVHQRAFGSFTLDRISLLASASKILSVGVIMRLHDEGVLDIDAPISTYAPVASDTVMGWEGDRSMTLAQMLSNSSGMVGLVDDPTYPDYLCQYAFLGTLQSCGRNIYQADDADDLVPPDTQFRYGGGQWQLAGAIAELASGKSWAELVQETYVDPCGLETLAYTNQFAQAFADGGVDAALGYPTFFDGDISVLPFTRNPSIEGGGYTTVADYGEVLLMHLRQGVCSSGERVLSRRSVARMQEDRILAEYNGTSIDPTMPGYGMGWWVSRSEPGVVSDGGAYGAMPWLDVERGYGVMILIEADAEDGAYARIATKPILDAIFDAAD, from the coding sequence ATGCCTCTCCGTCGCTTCCTCGCGCTTCCCTCCACGTGGAGTCTGCTGACTCTCGTATCCGTGCTCGCGCTCGTCCCGGCTGCCTCGTGCGGTGAGGGCACGGGGCCTGCCCCCGAGCTCGACTTCAGCGCCTTCGACACCGCGCTCGAGGCCTTCCTCCTCGAGAACGAGCTCGAGGGCGCGAACGTGGTCATCGTCCACCGGGACTGGGGCGTGGTGCACCAGCGCGCCTTCGGGTCGTTCACGCTCGACCGCATCTCGCTGCTGGCGTCCGCGAGCAAGATCCTCTCGGTGGGCGTCATCATGCGGCTCCACGACGAGGGCGTGCTGGACATCGACGCGCCCATCTCGACCTATGCGCCAGTCGCCTCCGATACGGTGATGGGCTGGGAGGGCGACCGCTCCATGACGCTGGCGCAGATGCTCTCCAACTCCTCCGGCATGGTGGGGCTCGTGGATGATCCCACGTACCCCGACTACCTGTGTCAGTACGCGTTCCTCGGCACCCTGCAGTCGTGCGGGCGGAACATCTACCAGGCGGATGACGCCGATGACCTGGTGCCGCCCGACACGCAGTTCCGCTATGGCGGCGGGCAGTGGCAGCTGGCGGGTGCCATCGCAGAGCTAGCCAGCGGCAAGTCGTGGGCGGAGCTGGTGCAGGAGACCTACGTGGACCCCTGCGGCCTCGAGACGCTGGCCTACACCAACCAGTTCGCGCAGGCGTTTGCCGACGGTGGCGTGGACGCGGCGCTGGGCTACCCCACCTTCTTCGACGGCGACATCTCGGTGCTGCCGTTCACACGCAACCCCAGCATCGAGGGCGGCGGCTACACCACCGTGGCCGACTACGGTGAGGTCCTGCTCATGCACCTGCGACAAGGCGTGTGCAGCAGCGGAGAGCGCGTGCTCAGCCGCCGCTCGGTGGCCCGCATGCAAGAGGACCGCATCCTCGCGGAGTACAACGGCACCAGCATCGACCCCACCATGCCGGGCTACGGCATGGGCTGGTGGGTGAGCCGCTCGGAGCCCGGCGTGGTGTCCGACGGCGGCGCCTACGGGGCCATGCCCTGGCTTGACGTGGAGCGCGGGTACGGGGTCATGATCCTGATCGAGGCCGACGCCGAGGACGGCGCCTACGCGCGCATCGCGACCAAGCCAATCCTGGACGCCATCTTCGACGCGGCCGATTGA